A single genomic interval of Persephonella atlantica harbors:
- the tpiA gene encoding triose-phosphate isomerase: MSYLVAANWKMNKTVGETLEYLDLFLPSVKDLTKIEIMIAPPFTALSSASVRLDAARKEGEYNVKLGAQNMYYEEKGAFTGEVSPLMLSELEVDYVIIGHSERRHKFGEKDSLINKKVISAVEHGIRPILCVGETLEEREQGKTLSVVERQIRNGLAGVERDMIYIDIAYEPVWAIGTGVNATPEQAQEVHRFIRSLINEISKGNDGKTRILYGGSVNEKNARELIKEKNIDGFLVGTASLDPERFYKIITEVMEV, translated from the coding sequence ATGAGCTACCTTGTTGCAGCAAACTGGAAAATGAACAAAACAGTTGGGGAAACATTGGAATACTTAGATCTGTTCCTCCCTTCTGTAAAAGACCTTACAAAAATAGAAATTATGATAGCTCCCCCTTTTACAGCCCTCTCGTCAGCATCTGTCAGATTAGATGCAGCAAGAAAAGAAGGGGAATACAATGTAAAGTTAGGTGCCCAGAATATGTACTATGAAGAAAAAGGGGCTTTTACGGGAGAAGTATCTCCACTGATGCTCAGTGAATTAGAGGTAGATTATGTAATTATTGGCCATTCTGAAAGGAGGCACAAGTTTGGAGAAAAGGATAGTCTGATAAACAAAAAGGTGATATCTGCAGTTGAACACGGTATCAGACCTATACTGTGCGTAGGAGAAACATTAGAGGAGAGAGAGCAGGGCAAAACACTCTCTGTTGTGGAAAGACAGATAAGAAATGGGCTTGCAGGTGTCGAGAGGGACATGATTTATATAGACATTGCTTACGAACCAGTGTGGGCAATAGGAACAGGTGTTAACGCAACACCAGAGCAGGCTCAGGAAGTTCACAGATTCATAAGGTCTCTGATTAATGAGATATCAAAAGGTAATGACGGTAAGACACGGATACTTTATGGTGGCAGTGTAAATGAGAAAAATGCCAGAGAGCTTATAAAGGAAAAGAATATAGACGGATTTTTAGTGGGAACAGCAAGCCTTGACCCTGAAAGATTTTACAAAATAATAACAGAAGTGATGGAGGTTTAA
- the elbB gene encoding isoprenoid biosynthesis glyoxalase ElbB, giving the protein MKVGVLLAGCGVFDGAEIHEATLTLYFLDREGVEIVCMAPDIPQKEVINHLNGEKMNETRNVLVEAARIARGNIKNINEVSADEIDALIMPGGYGVAKNFSNFLEKGAEADVIPEVKRLLVEMFQKGKPIGAVCISPVIVAAALREAKAKLTIGSDEQVAKAIEAMGQQHLVCPVSEALVDEEHKIVSTPAYMEGKTIKDVAEGIEKLVKEVLRLAGKQ; this is encoded by the coding sequence ATGAAGGTAGGTGTTTTACTTGCAGGGTGTGGAGTGTTTGATGGGGCTGAGATACATGAAGCAACACTGACTCTCTACTTTTTAGACAGGGAAGGTGTAGAGATAGTTTGTATGGCTCCAGACATTCCCCAGAAAGAGGTGATAAATCATCTAAACGGAGAAAAGATGAACGAAACCAGAAATGTTCTTGTTGAAGCAGCGAGAATAGCAAGGGGAAATATAAAAAACATAAACGAGGTTTCTGCTGACGAAATAGATGCTCTCATAATGCCCGGTGGGTACGGCGTTGCCAAAAACTTCTCTAACTTCCTTGAGAAGGGAGCAGAAGCTGATGTTATACCAGAGGTTAAAAGACTGCTTGTTGAGATGTTCCAGAAAGGAAAACCGATAGGTGCTGTCTGTATATCTCCTGTTATCGTTGCTGCAGCACTCAGAGAAGCAAAAGCTAAACTGACAATAGGTAGCGATGAGCAGGTTGCAAAAGCCATAGAGGCAATGGGTCAGCAGCATTTAGTATGCCCTGTCTCAGAAGCACTTGTTGATGAAGAGCATAAGATTGTTTCAACTCCTGCGTATATGGAAGGAAAAACAATAAAAGATGTTGCTGAAGGTATAGAAAAGTTAGTGAAAGAAGTCCTCAGGCTCGCAGGTAAACAATGA
- the secG gene encoding preprotein translocase subunit SecG — MDFLFTVLAVLLIIDAVLLIIIVLMQKTKGAEIGAIFGSGAAAAVLGAGASNILTKITYWLGGIFLFIVFAMSYIHHKSLKSSSVLSDIPQTKQTEKK, encoded by the coding sequence ATGGACTTTCTTTTTACAGTTCTTGCAGTGCTCCTTATTATAGATGCAGTGCTGCTCATCATTATCGTTCTTATGCAGAAAACAAAAGGAGCAGAGATTGGTGCAATATTTGGTTCAGGAGCAGCTGCAGCTGTTTTAGGAGCCGGAGCATCTAACATACTGACAAAGATAACTTACTGGCTTGGTGGAATTTTCCTGTTTATAGTGTTTGCAATGTCTTACATTCATCACAAATCCTTAAAAAGCTCTTCTGTTTTATCAGACATTCCCCAGACAAAACAGACAGAAAAAAAGTGA
- a CDS encoding RNA methyltransferase produces MKNRHVFVSVVHYPAVNKDKKWVVTSFTTLDFHDIARPARTYELGGYYIIQPLEAQQFVISEQIKYWTEGFGSRFNPRRAEAAKLVRLVSTITEAVEDIKKRTGKHPKLIATSAKKYPQTVSYTEMSNIIQSSDETFLILMGTGWGMPEELVSSCDFVLEPILGAGDYNHLSVRNATAIILDRLFSPNR; encoded by the coding sequence ATGAAAAACAGACACGTTTTTGTATCTGTTGTCCACTACCCTGCAGTAAATAAAGACAAAAAGTGGGTTGTAACATCTTTCACAACACTTGATTTTCACGATATAGCAAGACCTGCAAGAACATACGAGCTTGGCGGTTACTACATAATACAGCCCCTTGAAGCTCAGCAGTTTGTTATCTCCGAGCAGATTAAGTACTGGACAGAAGGCTTCGGCTCCCGTTTTAATCCCAGAAGAGCAGAAGCTGCAAAATTAGTCAGACTTGTCTCAACAATAACAGAAGCAGTGGAAGACATAAAAAAAAGAACAGGAAAACATCCTAAGCTGATTGCAACATCAGCAAAAAAGTATCCCCAGACTGTTTCATACACAGAAATGTCTAACATAATACAAAGTTCTGACGAAACATTTTTAATACTGATGGGAACAGGTTGGGGAATGCCGGAAGAGTTGGTAAGTAGCTGTGATTTTGTTCTTGAACCGATACTTGGAGCAGGAGATTACAACCACCTGTCTGTCAGAAATGCAACAGCAATAATACTTGACAGACTATTTTCACCAAACAGGTAG
- the atpC gene encoding ATP synthase F1 subunit epsilon: MYQLEVVTPNGIVFQGEVEQTVINTSDGEIGILENHMLLLTNVVPGKLRIERPEEEPVEFAVTYGTIDIRGDRVIVLVEEAFELGEINVEQEKKILEEATSKLEQKETLSLEEIENLEKMRERAETLLELAGVKVR; encoded by the coding sequence ATGTATCAGTTAGAGGTTGTTACTCCAAATGGTATTGTGTTCCAGGGAGAAGTTGAACAGACAGTGATTAACACATCAGATGGGGAAATTGGTATTTTAGAAAATCATATGCTCCTTCTTACAAATGTTGTCCCAGGAAAGCTAAGAATAGAAAGGCCAGAAGAAGAACCTGTTGAGTTTGCTGTAACATACGGAACAATTGATATTAGAGGAGACAGGGTTATAGTTCTGGTGGAAGAGGCTTTTGAACTGGGAGAGATAAATGTTGAACAGGAGAAAAAGATATTAGAAGAGGCTACTTCAAAATTAGAGCAGAAAGAAACACTTTCTTTAGAAGAGATAGAAAACCTTGAGAAGATGAGAGAAAGGGCTGAAACACTGCTGGAACTGGCAGGGGTAAAAGTTAGATAG
- a CDS encoding tRNA1(Val) (adenine(37)-N6)-methyltransferase, with the protein MGIREEETLTPFLRGKIKIIQSKEGYRFNIDSLLLASFVKITDRPSKLIDLGTGSGIILILLGLKYKKVQLYGVELQESLFSQAWRNINLNNIKAQLFKGDIREIKRIFRPENFDYVVFNPPYHQPPSQVEKTEKNVARFEIEGKIKDFVKASSFLLKNGGKLFAIVPSSRFSEFITYLIEQNIQPKRYRAIHPTITENATHILVEGIKGGKTGGETVEKPLIVYEDSYKKIYTPEVEFILEKFCE; encoded by the coding sequence ATGGGAATAAGGGAAGAAGAGACGCTTACCCCTTTCCTGAGGGGAAAAATAAAGATTATACAGAGCAAGGAAGGCTACAGATTTAACATAGACAGCCTTCTCCTTGCTTCTTTCGTAAAGATAACAGACAGACCGTCAAAGCTTATAGACCTTGGAACAGGCTCTGGCATCATCCTGATACTGCTTGGTCTAAAATACAAAAAAGTCCAGCTTTACGGGGTAGAACTTCAGGAAAGCCTTTTTTCTCAGGCATGGAGAAATATTAATCTAAACAATATAAAAGCCCAGCTTTTCAAAGGAGATATAAGAGAGATTAAGAGAATATTTCGCCCTGAAAATTTTGATTATGTAGTATTTAACCCTCCATATCATCAACCTCCTTCACAGGTAGAAAAAACAGAAAAAAATGTAGCAAGATTTGAGATAGAGGGAAAAATAAAAGATTTTGTAAAAGCATCATCATTCCTTTTGAAAAACGGGGGAAAGCTGTTTGCTATTGTTCCATCGTCAAGATTTTCAGAGTTTATTACCTATTTAATTGAGCAAAATATCCAGCCTAAAAGGTACAGAGCAATCCATCCAACAATCACTGAAAATGCAACCCATATTTTAGTGGAAGGAATAAAAGGGGGAAAAACAGGAGGGGAGACAGTAGAAAAACCTCTTATTGTTTATGAGGATTCTTATAAAAAAATCTATACTCCAGAGGTAGAATTCATACTGGAAAAATTCTGCGAATAA
- a CDS encoding DUF3817 domain-containing protein: MDRLAKISFIEGVSLIVLVFVGMPLKYIFGYEIATKILGSIHGILWLVFLYVLYQVRKEFSLENSFTIKMLIFSVIPFGLIPMERLVNGKINKKDKGELVNA, translated from the coding sequence ATGGACAGACTGGCAAAGATATCCTTCATAGAAGGTGTATCTCTTATAGTGCTTGTTTTTGTTGGAATGCCACTGAAGTATATATTTGGATACGAGATTGCCACAAAGATACTTGGCTCTATCCACGGCATTCTGTGGCTTGTCTTTCTGTACGTTCTGTATCAAGTCAGAAAAGAGTTCAGTCTGGAAAACAGCTTTACCATAAAGATGCTTATATTCTCTGTTATTCCCTTTGGATTGATACCAATGGAGAGATTGGTTAATGGTAAAATAAATAAAAAAGATAAAGGAGAGCTGGTAAATGCCTAA
- a CDS encoding RtcB family protein, which produces MTEKIKSLIQLDSIEPEALKQIYDVASLDIVKKLAIMPDVHTGYDLCIGGVALVEEHISPSFVGYDIGCGMCFVDTGIKAEEIFKTKKDREEIAKEIYKEIPVGKNIRKKPLDYEKFHSASGDSSLEKKVNDKLFHSLGTLGSGNHFIEIGKNLEGNVCVTIHSGSRNIGHTIASYYMKKGRFLPLDSFWGKAYLEDMNFALDYALENRLTMMKIVLKVLGFTEKEIDRIIRKTLINENHNHAVLTDEGVLHRKGATPAEEGQKGIIPANMRDGVYITVGLGNTEFLSSASHGAGRVLSRRKAKELIDIKEFKKVMEMADIVAKVDNSTLDEAPFAYKDINQVIKAQEGVVIKIVDQVRPLINIKG; this is translated from the coding sequence ATGACAGAAAAAATAAAAAGTTTAATACAGCTTGACAGTATTGAGCCTGAAGCACTGAAACAGATATACGATGTTGCATCACTGGATATAGTTAAAAAGCTTGCCATTATGCCTGACGTTCATACAGGGTATGACCTGTGTATTGGAGGGGTTGCTCTTGTTGAGGAACACATATCTCCATCTTTTGTAGGTTATGATATAGGCTGTGGTATGTGTTTTGTTGATACAGGTATAAAAGCAGAAGAAATATTCAAAACAAAAAAAGACAGGGAAGAGATTGCTAAAGAGATTTATAAAGAGATACCTGTAGGGAAAAATATAAGAAAAAAGCCCCTTGATTACGAAAAATTCCATTCAGCAAGTGGAGACAGCTCTTTAGAAAAGAAAGTAAACGATAAGCTGTTCCATTCCTTAGGAACACTTGGCAGTGGAAATCATTTCATTGAAATTGGAAAAAATTTAGAAGGGAATGTATGTGTAACAATACATTCAGGTTCAAGAAATATTGGTCATACAATAGCCAGCTATTACATGAAAAAGGGTAGATTCCTTCCTTTAGACTCTTTCTGGGGAAAAGCATACTTAGAAGATATGAATTTTGCCCTTGATTATGCACTTGAAAACAGACTGACAATGATGAAGATAGTCCTGAAAGTTTTAGGTTTTACAGAAAAAGAGATAGACAGAATTATCCGTAAAACCCTGATTAACGAGAACCACAATCACGCAGTTTTAACAGATGAAGGGGTGTTGCACAGGAAAGGAGCAACGCCAGCAGAAGAAGGACAGAAAGGAATAATACCTGCAAACATGAGAGACGGCGTTTACATAACTGTTGGTCTTGGAAATACAGAGTTTCTCTCATCTGCATCTCACGGAGCAGGAAGAGTCCTTTCAAGGAGAAAGGCAAAGGAGCTTATAGACATAAAAGAGTTTAAAAAGGTTATGGAGATGGCAGATATTGTAGCAAAGGTTGACAACTCCACACTGGACGAGGCACCTTTTGCTTACAAAGATATAAATCAGGTTATAAAGGCTCAGGAAGGTGTTGTCATAAAGATTGTTGACCAGGTCAGACCTTTAATAAACATAAAAGGATAA
- a CDS encoding 2,3-bisphosphoglycerate-dependent phosphoglycerate mutase → MPKLVLVRHGQSVWNLQNRFTGWVDVPLTEKGKEEAYKAGELLKDIRFSVAYTSDLSRAQETLRIILETIGLFIPVIKDKALNERHYGALQGLNKDRAREKWGKEIVHLWRRSYDIPPPEGESLKDTAARTIPFLERAIMGDILDGRDVLVVAHGNSLRSIVMYLEKLSPEEIIKVEIPTGTPIVYELDENGNVINKEIRELGE, encoded by the coding sequence ATGCCTAAACTGGTACTTGTCAGACATGGTCAATCTGTATGGAACTTGCAGAACAGGTTTACCGGGTGGGTTGACGTTCCTTTAACAGAAAAAGGTAAAGAGGAAGCTTACAAAGCTGGAGAGCTGCTGAAAGACATAAGATTTTCAGTGGCTTACACTTCAGACCTGTCAAGGGCACAGGAAACTCTCAGAATAATACTTGAGACTATAGGACTGTTTATTCCTGTTATCAAAGACAAAGCACTGAACGAGAGACATTATGGAGCTCTTCAGGGTCTGAACAAGGACAGAGCAAGGGAGAAATGGGGAAAGGAGATAGTTCACCTGTGGAGAAGGAGTTACGATATTCCTCCACCAGAAGGAGAATCTCTTAAAGATACGGCAGCAAGAACGATACCTTTCCTTGAAAGAGCTATTATGGGCGACATATTAGACGGCAGGGATGTTCTGGTTGTTGCTCACGGGAACTCTCTCCGTTCTATAGTGATGTATCTGGAAAAACTGTCACCTGAAGAGATTATAAAGGTTGAGATACCAACAGGAACGCCTATTGTTTACGAGCTTGATGAAAATGGAAATGTGATAAACAAAGAGATCAGAGAACTTGGAGAGTAA
- the thiL gene encoding thiamine-phosphate kinase, protein MEIRDLGEFGLIDRLTKILKIEDSSVVVGFGDDCSCVRISDQLVLFTSDVQIEGRHFVKALISPQDLGWRVVSVNVSDVVACGGKPRWGFISLAVPPELEFEYIEQVYKGMEEACQYYKMDIIGGNTSSSEIIIFDLFLTGITDRFVPRSGAKEGDYILLSGYTGLSRAGMELLQMKKDSYEDFENRLIKAHTKPVARTDLADRIKKFASSCIDVSDGLAGDLSHITHMSRVKAVLHREKLPVSPDLKIFCTKYKKDCLDYMLFGGEDYQLVFTVKEKHLSQFSDCFVIGKVEKGSGIFLKEGDNIKKISEKGYQHI, encoded by the coding sequence ATGGAGATAAGGGATTTAGGAGAGTTTGGTCTTATTGACAGGTTGACCAAAATACTGAAAATAGAAGACAGCTCTGTTGTTGTTGGTTTTGGTGATGACTGTTCCTGTGTAAGAATATCTGACCAGCTTGTTCTGTTTACTTCCGATGTGCAAATTGAAGGGAGACATTTTGTAAAAGCTCTGATATCTCCTCAGGACTTAGGCTGGAGAGTTGTTTCTGTAAATGTGAGTGATGTTGTTGCATGTGGAGGAAAACCACGGTGGGGATTTATATCTCTAGCAGTTCCTCCAGAGCTTGAGTTTGAGTATATAGAGCAGGTATATAAGGGGATGGAAGAAGCCTGTCAGTATTATAAGATGGATATTATTGGAGGAAATACATCCTCATCTGAGATAATAATCTTTGACCTTTTTCTGACAGGAATTACTGACCGCTTTGTGCCAAGAAGTGGAGCAAAAGAAGGGGATTACATACTTCTGTCTGGATACACAGGACTATCAAGGGCTGGCATGGAGCTTCTCCAGATGAAAAAGGACAGTTATGAAGATTTTGAAAATAGGCTGATAAAAGCTCACACAAAACCTGTTGCAAGAACTGATTTGGCCGACAGGATTAAAAAGTTTGCCAGCAGCTGTATAGATGTAAGTGACGGTCTTGCAGGAGACCTGTCTCACATTACCCATATGAGCAGAGTTAAAGCAGTTCTGCACAGAGAAAAACTTCCTGTTAGCCCAGACCTGAAAATTTTCTGCACAAAGTACAAAAAAGACTGCTTAGATTATATGCTTTTTGGCGGGGAAGACTATCAGCTTGTTTTTACAGTTAAAGAGAAACATCTGTCCCAATTTAGCGACTGTTTTGTTATAGGGAAAGTAGAAAAAGGCTCTGGAATTTTTCTAAAAGAGGGAGATAATATAAAAAAAATCTCTGAAAAAGGGTACCAGCATATATGA
- the mraY gene encoding phospho-N-acetylmuramoyl-pentapeptide-transferase, producing the protein MLYHLLYQYFDINLFKYITFRGFYALITSFFISLLIGPYIIRRLKLFQRKEGGYVREYTPDGHAGKKHTPTMGGILIVFSVLLSTILWCRLDNFYIWITLFAMVSFAILGGWDDYQKIKTKRGISAKVKFAIQLLLASVIAVALFLYPAFDSVLYFPFFKNLFIDLGFLYIPFIIFVIVGTSNAVNLTDGLDGLAIGPSLIAIGTFTFFAYIAGHHKLASYLHLPYIAGSGELTVFLMAFLGAGLGFLWFNSFPAEVFMGDAGSLSIGAVLGTVAVITKQEIVLAIVGGIFVVETLSVILQVAYFKITGKRLFLMAPIHHHFEKKGIEEPKIVTRVWVISILLAIIALSTLKIR; encoded by the coding sequence ATGCTTTACCACCTGCTGTATCAATATTTTGATATAAATCTGTTTAAATACATAACATTCAGAGGTTTTTATGCCCTTATTACCTCATTTTTTATATCTCTTCTGATTGGGCCTTACATAATCAGGAGATTAAAACTGTTTCAGAGAAAAGAGGGAGGTTACGTAAGGGAATACACACCTGACGGCCATGCAGGTAAAAAACATACTCCCACTATGGGTGGAATACTGATTGTTTTCTCTGTTCTCCTTTCAACAATCCTGTGGTGCAGGCTTGATAATTTTTATATCTGGATAACACTGTTTGCTATGGTATCCTTTGCCATTTTAGGAGGATGGGATGATTACCAGAAAATAAAAACAAAAAGAGGAATATCCGCAAAGGTTAAGTTTGCTATCCAGCTTTTGCTTGCCTCTGTTATTGCAGTTGCTCTGTTTCTGTATCCTGCCTTTGACTCTGTTCTGTATTTTCCATTTTTTAAGAATCTATTTATAGACCTTGGTTTTCTCTATATTCCTTTCATAATTTTTGTTATCGTTGGAACATCTAACGCTGTTAATCTTACCGACGGTCTTGATGGGCTGGCTATCGGACCTTCCCTGATTGCTATTGGAACATTTACCTTTTTTGCATACATCGCCGGGCACCACAAACTTGCTTCTTATCTTCATCTTCCATACATAGCAGGTAGTGGAGAGCTTACAGTTTTCCTTATGGCATTTTTAGGAGCAGGTCTTGGATTTTTGTGGTTTAACTCATTTCCTGCAGAGGTGTTCATGGGTGATGCAGGCTCTCTATCTATTGGCGCTGTTTTGGGAACTGTTGCAGTAATAACAAAACAGGAGATTGTGCTGGCTATTGTTGGGGGGATTTTTGTTGTAGAAACCCTTTCAGTTATCTTGCAGGTTGCTTACTTTAAGATAACAGGTAAGAGACTGTTTTTGATGGCTCCCATACACCACCACTTTGAGAAAAAAGGGATAGAAGAGCCAAAGATTGTTACAAGGGTGTGGGTAATATCTATTTTGCTTGCTATTATAGCCCTTTCAACGCTGAAGATAAGATAA